The nucleotide sequence GCTTGGCCTGATAAATTTCGTCATACTTCACAAACATTTTTGGAAAATGCCGGACCGCAGGGAAGCTCGGGTCTTCATTGATGATGGGCGCCATGAACGTAGACCACGGATGCTGGTCGAACCATCCGCCAATCATCTCGGAGTATTCCGGCCATTTGTAGCTCGTGTCGAGCGCGGCGTGGATGCCGACAAAACCTTTTCCGTCTTCTTTGATAAACGACAGGATGTCTTTCTTCTGGCTATCGTCGAGGTCGAGTTCACCGGTGGTGCTCACAAAAATCAGGGCATCGAAGTAATCCAGGTTCTTCGCGTTTCTGTCGCCCAGGTTTTTCTTGGTGAGGAGTTCAGTGTCGGTGCGCAGCGTAGCGTCCCACAGACCGCTGTCGTGGCCCATGTTGTAAATCGCGGCCATCGCATCCGGAATCGAATCGTGCTCCCATCCCTTCGTCTGACTGATGACGAGCAGGTGCTTGAGGTGGATTTCATGAGCATGCGGCGGAGGTGGCATGGACGGATCCACGGCCGCGTCCTGGGCGAAGGCGAAGGTTCGCAGGATTAGAAGAGAGAGAGCGAGGTATTGAGCGATTCGAACTCGGCGCATCGGATGTGGGCTACCTTTCGGGGGGAAGTA is from Acidobacteriota bacterium and encodes:
- a CDS encoding ThuA domain-containing protein — encoded protein: MRRVRIAQYLALSLLILRTFAFAQDAAVDPSMPPPPHAHEIHLKHLLVISQTKGWEHDSIPDAMAAIYNMGHDSGLWDATLRTDTELLTKKNLGDRNAKNLDYFDALIFVSTTGELDLDDSQKKDILSFIKEDGKGFVGIHAALDTSYKWPEYSEMIGGWFDQHPWSTFMAPIINEDPSFPAVRHFPKMFVKYDEIYQAKQWSRDKVNVLLSLDPKKLNFDNPRVHRTDHDFAVAWDKMYGKGRVFYSSLGHTQEAWTDPEIRKMYFEAIKWVLGMTEGNVSSHPRP